A window of Esox lucius isolate fEsoLuc1 chromosome 18, fEsoLuc1.pri, whole genome shotgun sequence contains these coding sequences:
- the gpr132b gene encoding probable G-protein coupled receptor 132b: MHEPTTIQTSLAATNLTTGSTPEPSCVLNYENDRVPLVVLYSVVLVIGVPANIVTVYLTFLQVLRKNVLGIYLLSLSMCDLMYLCTLPMWADYVNTAHRWRWSPMACKVTGYFFFNNMYISILLLCCISSDRYVAVVYALESRGVRRQKLAVGVTLTIVLVVFLGHTPVFTMPEGDVQEGRCFEPGQSTPTVTGFNYARFLIGFFVPLVILVVTNRGILVNVQASTGLRPCQKKRVRYLAYGVVFLFLGCFAPYHLILLVRAVTFHIPKLQKTCHFEQSIYTPYTISLGLSTFNSAINPILYVLSSDNIRKELRRAFTRIRWLTTLQPRSTDSSQHRMHNSKNSSEVVVAAREVEKQVC, encoded by the coding sequence ATGCATGAGCCGACCACGATTCAGACCAGCCTGGCGGCCACCAACTTGACCACTGGATCAACACCTGAACCGTCCTGTGTCCTGAACTATGAAAACGACCGTGTGCCCTTAGTGGTGCTTTACAGTGTGGTGCTGGTTATCGGGGTGCCCGCAAATATTGTTACAGTCTACCTGACCTTTTTACAGGTGCTTCGCAAGAACGTCCTGGGCATCTACCTGCTAAGCCTGTCCATGTGCGACCTCATGTACCTCTGCACTCTGCCCATGTGGGCCGACTATGTGAACACAGCCCACAGGTGGCGCTGGAGCCCCATGGCCTGCAAGGTGACGGGCTACTTTTTCTTCAACAACATGTACATCAGTATTCTCCTGTTGTGCTGCATCTCCAGCGACCGATACGTGGCCGTGGTCTACGCCTTGGAGTCGCGCGGCGTTCGACGGCAGAAGCTGGCGGTCGGGGTTACCTTGACCATCGTGTTGGTGGTGTTTTTGGGCCACACGCCGGTTTTTACCATGCCGGAGGGCGACGTGCAAGAGGGCCGTTGCTTCGAGCCGGGCCAGAGCACACCCACTGTGACGGGTTTCAACTATGCCCGCTTTCTCATCGGCTTCTTTGTACCGCTGGTCATACTGGTAGTTACAAATCGTGGCATCCTGGTCAATGTGCAGGCCAGCACTGGGCTCCGTCCGTGTCAGAAGAAGCGGGTCCGCTACTTGGCGTACGGCGTTGTTTTCCTCTTCCTGGGGTGCTTCGCACCATACCACTTGATACTTCTGGTACGTGCGGTCACCTTCCACATCCCAAAACTGCAGAAGACCTGTCACTTTGAGCAAAGCATTTACACCCCTTACACAATCTCCCTTGGCCTGTCCACGTTCAACAGTGCCATTAACCCCATCCTCTACGTGCTCTCCAGTGACAACATCCGCAAGGAACTGCGTCGCGCCTTTACAAGAATCCGGTGGTTGACAACTCTCCAGCCACGTTCCACTGACAGCAGCCAGCACAGGATGCACAACTCCAAGAATTCCTCAGAGGTGGTTGTCGCCGCACGAGAGGTGGAGAAGCAGGTCTGTTAA
- the cdca4 gene encoding cell division cycle-associated protein 4, translating into MYSKGTKRKFSGSADTATDDKAMAASYSLQRQSLLDMSLIKLQLCHMLVEPNLCRSVLIANTVRQIQEEMTHDGSWQVVTEAFSSPSHGPSDRLVATEVLCRSPVLEQQGGGPKLYSVMGYNGCREEEVVTDKALCSVAVGDGAPALLLGTIGHCWDRAELRVAEVEAGVSEDSLSGSGDEEETRCREGTKLATGQVFGMFEIKNSPPGSDPALEELFSDVDASYYDLDTMLTGIQSTPKMGPYDLLDSLASSHGPTSNSTCRADLNELDHIMEIIVGS; encoded by the coding sequence ATGTACTCCAAAGGCACCAAGCGTAAGTTCTCTGGCAGCGCGGACACAGCGACGGACGATAAGGCCATGGCGGCATCTTATAGCCTGCAGCGCCAGTCTCTGCTGGACATGTCCCTGATAAAGCTGCAGCTGTGCCACATGCTGGTGGAGCCCAACCTGTGCCGTTCGGTGCTCATCGCCAACACGGTGCGTCAGATCCAGGAGGAAATGACCCACGACGGCAGCTGGCAGGTGGTAACCGAGGCTTTTAGTAGCCCCAGCCATGGGCCATCTGACCGCCTGGTGGCCACTGAGGTTCTGTGCCGGTCGCCGGTGCTGGAGCAGCAGGGCGGCGGACCGAAGCTCTACTCGGTGATGGGCTACAACGGTTGCCGTGAGGAGGAAGTGGTGACAGACAAGGCATTATGTTCTGTGGCTGTTGGCGACGGGGCCCCGGCACTTTTGTTGGGGACCATTGGCCACTGCTGGGACAGGGCGGAACTGAGAGTGGCGGAAGTAGAGGCAGGGGTCAGCGAAGACTCTTTGTCAGGTTCGGGGGATGAGGAGGAAACGAGGTGTAGGGAGGGGACTAAACTGGCAACAGGGCAAGTGTTCGGGATGTTCGAGATCAAGAACAGCCCCCCTGGGTCAGACCCGGCACTCGAGGAGCTGTTCTCTGACGTTGATGCCTCATATTATGACTTGGACACCATGCTCACAGGCATACAGAGCACCCCCAAGATGGGGCCTTATGACCTTCTGGACAGCCTGGCCTCCTCACACGGTCCCACGTCCAACTCCACCTGTAGAGCCGATCTCAATGAACTAGACCACATTATGGAGATCATTGTGGGCTCATAG